The Benincasa hispida cultivar B227 chromosome 11, ASM972705v1, whole genome shotgun sequence genome has a segment encoding these proteins:
- the LOC120089702 gene encoding serine carboxypeptidase-like 35 has protein sequence MAHSLNFLPLFFTLLLSTAAVFSSEELDDGDSQRREADRVVNLPDQPPVEFRHYAGYIKLRQSEEKALFYWFFEAQNDVALKPLVLWLNGGPGCSSIAYGAAQELGPFLVQSNGKLKLNPFSWNKAANMLFLESPVGVGFSYTNKSSDLQKLGDKVTAEDSHAFLIGWFKRFPNFKLHDFYIAGESYAGHYAPQLAELIYERNKNSSKDLIVNLKGLLIGNAAINDETDTMGMVEFAWSHAIISDQLHANIFKDCNFSVDIENLTLSCLNYYRDFLVSYSKIDIYNIYAPTCLSSSSSSFDSMVRLLDTIPGIFSKYKLWSKLPRGYDPCSANYAEKYLSREDVQRALHANVTKLSYPYTPCSNVIQDWIDAPDSVLPIIHKLLQAQYRVWIYSGDTDGRIPITSTRYSIKKMGLKVEEEWRAWFERHQVAGWVETYQEGLTLATIRGAGHQAPIFAPQQSLALFVYFLADHRLPITPKI, from the exons ATGGCACATTCTTTGAATTTCTTGCCCTTGTTTTTCACTTTACTACTCTCTACGGCGGCGGTTTTCTCGTCCGAGGAATTGGACGACGGAGATTCACAGCGGAGAGAGGCTGATCGAGTGGTCAATTTGCCGGACCAGCCGCCGGTGGAGTTCCGGCACTATGCCGGTTATATCAAACTCCGGCAGAGTGAAGAGAAGGCTCTGTTTTACTGGTTCTTTGAGGCTCAAAACGACGTCGCTCTTAAGCCTCTTGTTCTTTGGCTCAATGGAG GGCCAGGGTGCTCCTCCATAGCTTATGGAGCTGCTCAAGAACTTGGGCCCTTCCTTGTTCAGAGCAATGGAAAGCTAAAACTCAACCCTTTCTCTTGGAATAAAG CTGCAAATATGCTATTTTTGGAGTCACCAGTGGGAGTGGGATTCTCTTATACAAACAAATCATCAGATTTACAAAAGCTTGGAGATAAAGTCACAGCTGAAGATTCTCATGCTTTTCTTATTGGTTGGTTCAAAAGGTTTCCAAATTTCAAACTTCATGATTTCTATATTGCTGGGGAGAGTTATGCtg GACATTATGCTCCCCAACTTGCTGAGCTCATTTATGAGAGAAACAAAAATTCTAGCAAAGATTTGATTGTTAACCTCAAGGGCTTATTG atTGGAAATGCAGCCATCAATGATGAAACAGACACAATGGGAATGGTTGAATTTGCATGGAGCCATGCCATAATATCAGATCAACTCCATGCCAACATCTTCAAAGATTGCAATTTTTCAGTTGACATCGAAAACCTAACACTTTCTTGCCTTAATTACTATAGAGATTTTTTAGTTTCTTACTCCAAAATTGATATCTATAATATTTATGCTCCAACTTGCCTCTCTTCTTCGTCCTCTTCTTTCGACTCGATGGTCAGACTCCTCGATACTATTCCTGGAATCTTCTCGAAATAT AAATTATGGAGTAAGCTACCAAGAGGCTATGATCCATGTAGTGCAAATTATGCAGAAAAGTATTTGAGTAGAGAGGATGTTCAAAGGGCTCTTCATGCTAATGTCACCAAACTTTCATATCCTTACACCCCTTGCAG TAATGTCATCCAAGATTGGATTGATGCTCCTGACTCTGTCTTGCCAATCATTCACAAGTTGCTCCAAGCACAATACCGCGTTTGGATTTATAG CGGTGACACAGATGGAAGAATACCAATAACATCGACAAGATATAGCATAAAGAAAATGGGGTTAAAAGTTGAAGAAGAATGGAGGGCTTGGTTTGAGAGGCATCAAGTGGCTGGTTGGGTTGAAACCTACCAAGAAGGCCTCACTTTGGCTACCATTAGAGGGGCAGGCCACCAAGCCCCAATCTTTGCTCCTCAACAATCACTTGCTCTATTCGTTTACTTTCTTGCGGACCATCGTTTGCCCATAACTCCCaaaatttag